One window from the genome of Nicotiana tomentosiformis chromosome 5, ASM39032v3, whole genome shotgun sequence encodes:
- the LOC104111432 gene encoding uncharacterized protein: MVGGGNRKDEQLVISNNNVFAALGTLRKKKKSDKGKSTEGSSSKNVKKQADKESEAVFWAPAPLTVKSWADVDDEDDDDYYATTAPPQVVWAATDTPKESVTLDVEESESEGEGIDEADDDNEEEHEQEPDVPEEKEPIVKKPAEIVAPKESERQLSKKELKKKELAELEAMLAEFGLNKAESNDDSQGAAQDKKVEKPNGEMAKKDDNAPGESKSAKKKKKKDKSSKESKEQHDQANGVEAGNGTNETDKGEDASTSLVKDKIKKVASLKKKKSSKEVDAAAKAAASEAAARNARLAAAKKKEKSHYNQQPLR; encoded by the exons ATGGTGGGAGGTGGAAACAGGAAGGACGAACAGTTGGTGATAAGCAACAATAACGTATTTGCGGCACTTGGAaccctaaggaagaagaagaagtctGATAAGGGGAAGAGCACTGAGGGTTCATCTTCCAAAAATGTGAAGAAGCAGGCTGATAAGGAATCTGAGGCCGTTTTCTGGGCTCCGGCACCATTGACTGTGAAATCATGGGCAGATGTTGATGATGAAGACGATGATGATTATTATGCTACTACGGCCCCGCCCCAGGTTGTTTGGGCTGCTACTGACACGCCAAAGGAAAGTGTAACTCTTGATGTGGAG GAAAGTGAAAGTGAAGGCGAAGGCATTGATGAAGCAGATGATGATAATGAGGAAGAACATGAGCAAGAACCTGATGTGCCAGAGGAGAAGGAGCCAATTGTTAAGAAGCCTGCTGAAATAGTGGCACCCAAAGAGTCGGAAAGGCAGCTTTCAAAGAAGGAACTTAAGAAAAAGGAACTTGCTGAGCTTGAAGCTATGCTTGCTGAATTTGGATTAAACAAAGCTGAGAGCAATGATGATTCACAAG GTGCTGCACAGGATAAGAAGGTGGAAAAACCCAATGGAGAGATGGCTAAGAAGGATGATAATGCTCCAGGGGAGAGCAAGAgtgcaaagaagaagaagaagaaggacaaaTCATCAAAGGAGTCCAAGGAGCAACATGATCAAGCCAATGGTGTTGAGGCTGGAAATGGGACCAATGAGACCGACAAGGGAGAAGATGCATCTACTTCTCTTGTGAAGGACAAGATAAAGAAAGTGGCATCTCTCAAGAAGAAAAAATCAAGCAAGGAGGTAGATGCCGCCGCCAAAGCTGCGGCTAGTGAGGCTGCAGCAAGGAATGCAAGGCTAGCTGCTGCAAAGAAAAAGGAGAAGAGCCATTACAACCAGCAGCCCCTGCGGTGA